A single genomic interval of Burkholderia cepacia ATCC 25416 harbors:
- the glpK gene encoding glycerol kinase GlpK, translating to MQDQYILALDQGTTSSRAMLFDRQGNIVSIAQKEFEQIYPQPGWVEHDPQEIWSTQAGVAAEAVTRTGLNGTSIAAIGITNQRETTIVWDRETGQPVYNAIVWQDRRTADFCDSLKAQGLEAKVRAKTGLPIDSYFSGTKIRWILDNVPGAREKARQGKLAFGTVDSWLVWNFTKHELHVTDVTNASRTMLFNIHTREWDSELLELLDIPRSMLPDVKASSEIYGHTKTTVFASKIPLAGIAGDQQAALFGQMCTQSGMVKNTYGTGCFLMMNTGDKPIESKNNLVTTIAWQIGDNVQYALEGSIFIAGAVVQWLRDGVGIIKSAAEIEALAASVPHTDGVYLVPAFAGLGAPHWNARARGSVFGVTRGTTSAHLARAALDSIAYQSLDVLAAMEADSGISIGELRVDGGASANDLLMQFQADLLGVDAVRPQITETTALGAAYLAGLAIGYWKNLDEVRSQWQLDRRFSPSMPKEQVESCMAGWQRAVRAAKAWADDTQ from the coding sequence ATGCAGGATCAGTACATCCTCGCGCTTGACCAGGGCACCACGAGTTCCCGCGCGATGCTGTTCGATCGCCAGGGCAATATCGTATCGATCGCCCAGAAGGAATTCGAGCAGATCTACCCGCAACCCGGCTGGGTCGAGCACGACCCGCAGGAAATCTGGTCGACGCAAGCCGGCGTCGCCGCCGAAGCCGTCACGCGCACGGGCCTGAACGGCACGTCGATCGCCGCGATCGGCATCACCAACCAGCGCGAAACCACGATCGTCTGGGATCGCGAGACCGGCCAGCCCGTCTACAACGCGATCGTCTGGCAGGATCGCCGCACGGCCGACTTCTGCGATTCGCTGAAAGCACAGGGCCTCGAGGCGAAGGTGCGCGCGAAGACCGGCCTGCCGATCGACTCGTACTTCTCCGGGACCAAGATCCGCTGGATCCTCGACAACGTGCCGGGCGCACGCGAGAAGGCCAGGCAGGGCAAGCTCGCGTTCGGTACCGTCGACAGCTGGCTCGTGTGGAACTTCACGAAGCATGAACTGCACGTGACCGACGTGACGAACGCGTCGCGCACGATGCTGTTCAACATCCACACGCGCGAGTGGGACAGCGAACTGCTCGAGCTGCTCGACATCCCGCGCAGCATGCTGCCGGACGTGAAGGCATCGTCGGAAATCTACGGTCACACGAAGACCACCGTGTTCGCGTCGAAGATCCCGCTCGCGGGCATCGCGGGCGACCAGCAGGCGGCGCTGTTCGGCCAGATGTGCACGCAGTCCGGCATGGTGAAGAACACCTACGGCACCGGCTGCTTCCTGATGATGAACACCGGCGACAAGCCGATCGAATCGAAGAACAACCTCGTCACGACGATCGCCTGGCAGATCGGCGACAACGTGCAGTACGCGCTGGAAGGCAGCATCTTCATCGCGGGCGCGGTGGTGCAGTGGCTGCGCGACGGCGTCGGCATCATCAAGTCGGCCGCCGAAATCGAGGCGCTCGCCGCGAGCGTGCCGCACACCGACGGCGTCTACCTGGTGCCCGCGTTCGCCGGCCTCGGCGCGCCGCACTGGAACGCACGGGCGCGCGGCTCGGTGTTCGGCGTCACGCGCGGCACGACCTCCGCGCACCTCGCACGGGCGGCGCTCGATTCGATCGCGTACCAGTCGCTCGACGTGCTGGCCGCGATGGAAGCCGATTCGGGCATCAGCATCGGCGAGCTGCGCGTCGACGGCGGCGCGAGCGCGAACGACCTGCTGATGCAGTTCCAGGCCGACCTGCTCGGCGTCGACGCGGTGCGTCCGCAGATCACCGAGACGACCGCGCTCGGCGCGGCCTACCTCGCGGGCCTCGCGATCGGCTACTGGAAGAACCTCGACGAAGTGCGCAGCCAGTGGCAGCTCGATCGCCGCTTCTCGCCGTCGATGCCGAAGGAGCAGGTCGAAAGCTGCATGGCCGGCTGGCAGCGCGCGGTACGCGCCGCGAAGGCGTGGGCCGACGATACCCAGTAA
- a CDS encoding MIP/aquaporin family protein — MSPYIAEFIGTAILVLLGNGAVANVLLAKTKGKGADLIVIVMGWAMAVFVAVYVTASFSGAHLNPIVTISLALAGKFAWSKVGGYILAQMLGGMAGALLVWLAYRQHFAKEADADLKLAVFCTAPAIRSVTHNVLTEAICTFVLILGVLYLASPQVGLGALDALPVGLLVLGIGISLGGPTGYAMSPARDLSPRIMHALLPIPGKRDSDWRYAWVPVVGPLLGGAAAAGLYLHLHAMA, encoded by the coding sequence ATGTCACCTTATATTGCAGAGTTCATCGGCACAGCGATCCTCGTGCTGCTCGGCAACGGCGCGGTCGCAAACGTGCTGCTTGCAAAGACCAAGGGCAAAGGCGCGGACCTGATCGTGATCGTGATGGGCTGGGCGATGGCTGTATTCGTCGCCGTCTACGTGACCGCGTCGTTCAGCGGCGCGCACCTGAACCCGATCGTCACCATCAGTCTCGCGCTCGCGGGCAAGTTCGCGTGGTCGAAAGTCGGCGGCTACATCCTCGCGCAGATGCTCGGCGGGATGGCGGGCGCCCTGCTCGTGTGGCTCGCGTATCGCCAGCACTTCGCGAAGGAAGCCGATGCGGACCTGAAGCTCGCGGTGTTCTGCACGGCGCCCGCGATCCGCAGCGTCACGCACAACGTGCTGACCGAAGCGATCTGCACGTTCGTGCTGATCCTCGGCGTGCTGTACCTCGCGTCGCCGCAGGTCGGCCTCGGCGCGCTCGACGCGCTGCCCGTCGGCCTGCTCGTGCTCGGCATCGGCATTTCGCTCGGCGGCCCGACCGGCTATGCGATGAGCCCGGCGCGCGACCTGTCGCCGCGCATCATGCACGCGCTGCTGCCGATCCCCGGCAAGCGCGACAGCGACTGGCGCTATGCGTGGGTGCCCGTCGTCGGCCCGCTGCTGGGCGGCGCCGCGGCGGCCGGCCTGTACCTGCACCTGCACGCGATGGCCTGA
- a CDS encoding HAD family hydrolase encodes MLDHLICDCDGVLVDSEVIADRVLLETLSSTFPNIDFEAAAKSAFGQQTSRFLAGIESRFGIEMPANFIETIEHNIESALAQSLAPITGVRDALLQVSLPAAVVSNSRLARVRSSLKRASLTEIFGDRVFSSEQVARPKPYPDVYLHAAQTLGVAPARCIVVEDSVSGLNAARAAGMKTIAFVGASHIPDNYADALRAMGITRIMRRMDELPAFVEAGMRGEFGDVQS; translated from the coding sequence ATGCTCGATCACCTCATCTGCGACTGCGACGGCGTGCTCGTCGACAGCGAAGTCATCGCCGACCGCGTGCTGCTCGAAACGCTGTCCTCCACGTTCCCGAACATCGATTTCGAAGCCGCCGCGAAGTCGGCGTTCGGCCAGCAGACGTCGCGCTTCCTGGCCGGGATCGAATCCCGCTTCGGGATCGAGATGCCCGCCAACTTCATCGAAACGATCGAGCACAACATCGAGAGCGCGCTGGCGCAATCGCTCGCGCCGATCACCGGCGTACGCGACGCGCTGCTGCAGGTGAGCCTGCCGGCGGCCGTCGTGTCGAACAGCCGGCTCGCGCGCGTGCGCAGTTCGCTGAAGCGCGCATCGCTCACCGAGATCTTCGGCGATCGCGTGTTCAGCTCAGAGCAGGTGGCGCGGCCGAAGCCCTACCCCGACGTCTACCTGCATGCGGCGCAAACGCTCGGCGTCGCGCCGGCGCGCTGCATCGTCGTCGAAGACAGCGTGTCCGGGCTGAATGCCGCGCGTGCGGCGGGCATGAAGACGATCGCGTTCGTCGGCGCGAGCCACATCCCCGACAACTACGCGGACGCGCTGCGCGCGATGGGCATCACGCGGATCATGCGCAGGATGGACGAGCTGCCGGCGTTCGTCGAAGCCGGCATGCGCGGCGAATTCGGGGACGTACAGTCCTGA
- the ribB gene encoding 3,4-dihydroxy-2-butanone-4-phosphate synthase: MSLMSVSSAPADAFADLPLLDSEPVPPRIAAALDAMRAGRAVVLQDDHDRENEADLIVAAERITPETMALLIRECSGIVCLCLTDDTVRALELPPMVQTNESRNGTAFTVSIEAREGVHTGVSAADRVTTIRAAIAEGAKPHDIVRPGHVFPLRAQPGGVLARRGHTEGTVDLSILAGLKPAGVLCELMNPDGTMTRGDDVERFAQRHGLPMLTIAELVEFREALAAARERCCEPA; the protein is encoded by the coding sequence ATGTCCTTGATGTCCGTTTCGTCGGCACCTGCCGACGCCTTTGCCGATCTCCCGTTGCTGGATTCCGAACCGGTGCCGCCGCGCATCGCCGCCGCGCTCGATGCGATGCGCGCAGGCCGTGCGGTCGTGCTGCAGGACGACCACGACCGCGAGAACGAAGCCGACCTGATCGTTGCCGCCGAGCGCATCACGCCCGAGACGATGGCGCTGCTGATCCGCGAGTGCAGCGGCATCGTGTGCCTGTGCCTGACCGACGACACGGTGCGCGCGCTCGAGCTGCCGCCGATGGTGCAGACCAACGAGAGCCGCAACGGCACCGCGTTCACCGTCTCGATCGAGGCACGCGAAGGCGTGCATACGGGCGTATCGGCGGCCGATCGCGTGACGACGATCCGCGCGGCGATCGCCGAAGGGGCGAAGCCGCACGACATCGTGCGCCCCGGCCACGTGTTTCCGTTGCGTGCGCAGCCGGGCGGCGTGCTGGCACGCCGCGGTCACACCGAAGGCACGGTCGACCTGTCGATCCTCGCGGGCCTGAAGCCGGCCGGCGTGCTGTGCGAGCTGATGAATCCCGACGGCACGATGACGCGCGGCGACGATGTCGAGCGTTTCGCGCAACGGCACGGGCTGCCGATGCTGACGATCGCGGAACTCGTCGAGTTCCGCGAGGCGCTGGCCGCCGCGCGCGAGCGCTGCTGCGAACCGGCCTGA
- a CDS encoding helix-turn-helix domain-containing protein produces MSSSLALVRDVSSFESGDAADARASASLDVLEQVVGVNLARLRAERQLSLDALARLSGVSRAMLAQIESARSVPSIKVLCKIAAALKVSVAAFLRRHAVNGFEHLAAERASRVVSSNGRFSARALYPEGEPAAAEFHELRIAPLHTEPGARRAPGTTVNLVVSEGTLEVSVHDRRQLLATGDAIVFDADQPYSLRNPGDSEARAFRVTVSPEVPPRWLVPDAAHAAHAAG; encoded by the coding sequence ATGTCTTCATCCCTGGCGCTCGTGCGCGACGTGTCTTCCTTCGAGTCCGGCGACGCCGCCGATGCGCGGGCGTCCGCGTCGCTCGATGTTCTCGAGCAGGTCGTCGGCGTGAACCTCGCGCGGTTGCGTGCCGAGCGGCAGTTGTCGCTCGATGCGCTCGCGCGGCTGTCCGGCGTGTCGCGCGCGATGCTCGCGCAGATCGAGTCGGCGCGCAGCGTGCCGTCGATCAAGGTCCTCTGCAAGATCGCCGCGGCGCTGAAGGTTTCGGTCGCCGCGTTCCTGCGCCGCCATGCGGTGAACGGCTTCGAGCACCTGGCGGCCGAGCGCGCGTCGCGCGTCGTCAGCTCGAACGGCCGCTTCTCGGCGCGCGCGCTTTATCCGGAAGGCGAGCCGGCCGCGGCCGAATTCCACGAGCTGCGGATCGCGCCGCTGCACACGGAGCCCGGCGCACGCCGCGCGCCCGGCACGACGGTCAACCTCGTCGTCAGCGAGGGCACGCTGGAAGTCAGCGTGCACGACCGCCGCCAGTTGCTCGCGACCGGCGATGCGATCGTGTTCGACGCCGACCAGCCGTACAGCCTGCGCAACCCGGGCGACAGCGAGGCGCGCGCGTTTCGCGTGACGGTGAGCCCCGAGGTGCCGCCGCGCTGGCTCGTGCCCGATGCGGCACATGCCGCGCACGCGGCCGGCTGA
- a CDS encoding MFS transporter, producing the protein MPIPLLALAISAFAIGTTEFIIMGLLPEVAHDLAVSLPSAGLLVTGYALGVAAGAPLLAVLTSRMPRKAALQLLMAIFIVGNVLCATASGYAMLMVARVVTSFAHGSFFGIGAVVAASLVPADKRASAIALMFTGLTLSNVLGVPFGTFVGQLLGWRASFWIVAVLGVLALGGVAALVPNRHDSGPAGLGHEVRVLKEPQVWLALLMTVLGFGGVFVVFTYIAPILETVSGFSPRSVALILVLFGAGLTIGNTLGGKFADRALMPSLIAILVALMAVMAVFAKTSHLPVVAAVTVFVWGIAAFATVPPLQARMVEKAASAPHLASTLNIGAFNVGNAGGAWLGGLALEHGLALDALPWVAVAVTFAALVVTWFAMRLDTRGSARGAAPAAQ; encoded by the coding sequence ATGCCCATTCCGTTACTGGCGCTTGCGATCAGCGCCTTCGCCATCGGTACCACCGAGTTCATCATCATGGGCCTGCTGCCCGAAGTGGCGCACGACCTGGCCGTGTCGCTGCCGTCGGCCGGCCTGCTGGTCACCGGCTACGCGCTCGGTGTCGCGGCCGGCGCGCCGCTGCTCGCGGTGCTGACGAGCCGCATGCCGCGCAAGGCCGCGCTGCAGCTGCTGATGGCGATCTTCATCGTCGGCAACGTGCTGTGCGCGACCGCGTCCGGCTACGCGATGCTGATGGTCGCGCGCGTCGTCACGTCGTTCGCGCACGGGTCGTTCTTCGGGATCGGCGCGGTGGTCGCCGCGTCGCTCGTGCCGGCCGACAAGCGCGCGAGCGCGATCGCGCTGATGTTCACGGGGCTCACGCTGTCGAATGTGCTCGGCGTGCCGTTCGGCACGTTCGTCGGGCAACTGCTCGGCTGGCGCGCGTCGTTCTGGATCGTCGCCGTGCTCGGCGTGCTGGCGCTCGGCGGCGTCGCCGCGCTCGTGCCGAACCGTCACGACAGCGGGCCGGCCGGCCTCGGCCACGAAGTGCGCGTGCTGAAGGAGCCGCAGGTGTGGCTCGCGCTGTTGATGACCGTGCTCGGCTTCGGCGGCGTGTTCGTCGTGTTCACGTACATCGCGCCGATTCTCGAGACCGTGTCGGGTTTTTCGCCGCGCTCGGTCGCGCTGATCCTCGTGCTGTTCGGCGCGGGGCTGACGATCGGCAACACGCTCGGCGGCAAGTTCGCCGACCGCGCGCTGATGCCGTCGCTGATCGCGATCCTCGTCGCGCTGATGGCCGTGATGGCCGTCTTCGCGAAGACGAGCCACCTGCCGGTCGTGGCCGCCGTCACCGTGTTCGTGTGGGGGATCGCCGCGTTCGCGACGGTGCCGCCGCTGCAGGCGCGCATGGTCGAGAAGGCCGCGAGCGCGCCGCATCTCGCGTCGACGCTCAACATCGGCGCGTTCAACGTCGGCAATGCGGGCGGCGCGTGGCTCGGCGGCCTTGCGCTGGAACACGGCCTCGCGCTCGATGCGCTGCCGTGGGTCGCCGTCGCGGTGACGTTCGCGGCGCTCGTCGTCACATGGTTCGCGATGCGGCTCGACACGCGCGGGTCGGCACGCGGTGCGGCACCGGCGGCGCAATGA
- a CDS encoding LysR family transcriptional regulator gives MDRLGDIRLFVEAAELGSLSAAGRKLNLTPAAASARLAKLEAAVATRLFDRSTRQLRLTDEGRLYLNGCRQALQALDDANALLQAGRNVVAGRVRLSATSDFGRRRLLDWLDEFNALHPDVTFSLTASDSTVNLWQDEIDLAIRFAAPPDGALIARRLAADRRVPCAAPSFVERHGVPRDPHDLARFPCNVITVASGPMNTWRFTRGDDTQTCTVPLATAFETNDGGLAREWALRGRGIVLNSIWDVADDIRAGRLKVLLPDWRHQSAPLHAIYPGKRYMAPRVRVLLDFLAERFAREEAAHDDLLNACR, from the coding sequence ATGGACCGACTGGGCGATATCCGGCTGTTCGTCGAGGCGGCCGAACTGGGCAGCCTGTCCGCCGCCGGGCGCAAGCTGAACCTCACGCCGGCCGCCGCGAGCGCGCGCCTCGCGAAGCTCGAGGCGGCGGTCGCCACCCGGCTGTTCGACCGATCGACCCGGCAGTTGCGGCTCACCGACGAGGGCCGCCTGTACCTGAACGGCTGCCGGCAGGCGTTGCAGGCGCTCGACGACGCAAACGCGCTGCTCCAGGCCGGCCGCAACGTGGTCGCCGGCCGGGTGCGGCTGTCGGCGACGTCCGATTTCGGCCGCCGCCGGCTGCTCGACTGGCTCGACGAATTCAACGCGCTTCACCCGGACGTGACGTTCTCGCTGACGGCGTCCGACTCGACGGTGAACCTGTGGCAGGACGAGATCGACCTCGCGATCCGCTTCGCCGCGCCGCCCGACGGCGCGCTGATCGCCCGCCGGCTCGCCGCGGACCGGCGCGTGCCGTGCGCGGCGCCGTCGTTCGTCGAACGCCACGGCGTGCCGCGCGATCCGCACGATCTGGCCCGATTTCCATGCAACGTGATCACGGTCGCGTCCGGGCCGATGAACACGTGGCGCTTCACGCGCGGCGACGACACGCAGACCTGCACGGTGCCGCTCGCCACCGCGTTCGAGACCAACGACGGCGGCCTCGCCCGCGAATGGGCGCTGCGCGGCCGCGGCATCGTGCTGAACTCGATCTGGGATGTCGCCGACGACATCCGCGCCGGGCGGCTCAAGGTCCTGCTGCCCGACTGGCGGCACCAGAGCGCGCCGCTGCACGCGATCTATCCCGGCAAGCGCTACATGGCGCCGCGCGTGCGCGTGCTGCTCGACTTTCTCGCCGAACGCTTCGCGCGCGAGGAAGCCGCGCACGACGACCTGCTGAACGCGTGCCGCTGA
- the miaB gene encoding tRNA (N6-isopentenyl adenosine(37)-C2)-methylthiotransferase MiaB, which yields MTKKVYVKTFGCQMNEYDSDKMVDVLNAAEGLEKTDTPEDADIILFNTCSVREKAQEKVFSDLGRVRELKEAKPGLLIGVGGCVASQEGASIVSRAPYVDLVFGPQTLHRLPQMIDARRESGRAQVDITFPEIEKFDHLPPARVEGPSAFVSIMEGCSKYCSYCVVPYTRGDEVSRPLDDVLTEVAGLADQGVREVTLLGQNVNAYRGALAAGSSEIADFATLIEYVADIPGIERIRYTTSHPKEFTQRLIDTYAKVPKLVSHLHLPVQHGSDRILMAMKRGYTVLEYKSVIRKLRAIRPDLSLSTDMIVGFPGETEEDFDKMMALVHEMSYDTSFSFIYSPRPGTPAANLHDDTPREVKLKRLQHLQATIEENVARISQSMVGKVERILVEGPSRKDPNELAGRTENNRVVNFPAPLASHPRLIGQMIDVKINHAYPHSLRGELVLVSDDASAATH from the coding sequence ATGACCAAGAAAGTTTACGTAAAGACCTTCGGCTGCCAGATGAACGAGTACGACTCGGACAAGATGGTGGACGTGCTGAATGCGGCCGAAGGCCTCGAAAAGACCGACACGCCTGAAGACGCGGACATCATCCTGTTCAACACGTGCTCGGTGCGCGAGAAGGCGCAGGAGAAGGTGTTCTCCGATCTCGGCCGCGTGCGCGAGCTGAAGGAAGCGAAGCCCGGCCTGCTGATCGGCGTCGGCGGCTGCGTCGCGAGCCAGGAAGGCGCGTCGATCGTGTCGCGTGCGCCGTACGTCGACCTCGTGTTCGGCCCGCAAACCCTGCACCGCCTGCCGCAGATGATCGACGCGCGCCGCGAGAGCGGCCGCGCGCAGGTCGACATCACCTTCCCCGAGATCGAGAAGTTCGACCACCTGCCGCCGGCGCGCGTCGAGGGGCCGAGCGCGTTCGTGTCGATCATGGAAGGCTGCTCGAAGTACTGCAGCTACTGCGTGGTGCCGTACACGCGCGGCGATGAAGTGTCGCGTCCGCTCGACGACGTGCTGACCGAAGTGGCCGGCCTCGCCGACCAGGGCGTGCGCGAAGTCACGCTGCTCGGCCAGAACGTGAATGCCTATCGGGGCGCGCTGGCGGCCGGCTCGTCCGAGATCGCCGATTTCGCGACGCTGATCGAATACGTCGCCGACATCCCCGGCATCGAGCGGATCCGCTACACGACGTCGCACCCGAAGGAATTCACGCAGCGGCTGATCGACACCTACGCGAAGGTGCCGAAGCTCGTGAGCCACCTGCACCTGCCCGTGCAGCACGGCTCCGACCGCATCCTGATGGCGATGAAGCGCGGCTACACGGTGCTCGAATACAAGTCGGTGATCCGCAAGCTGCGCGCGATCCGCCCGGACCTGTCGCTGTCGACCGACATGATCGTCGGCTTCCCCGGCGAGACCGAGGAGGATTTCGACAAGATGATGGCGCTCGTGCACGAGATGAGCTACGACACCAGCTTCTCGTTCATCTACAGCCCGCGCCCCGGCACGCCGGCCGCGAACCTGCACGACGACACGCCGCGTGAGGTGAAGCTCAAACGCCTGCAACATCTGCAGGCGACCATCGAGGAAAACGTCGCGCGCATCAGCCAGTCGATGGTCGGGAAGGTCGAGCGGATCCTCGTCGAGGGCCCGTCGCGCAAGGACCCGAACGAGCTCGCGGGCCGCACCGAGAACAACCGGGTCGTGAATTTCCCGGCGCCGCTCGCGTCGCACCCGCGCCTGATCGGCCAGATGATCGACGTGAAGATCAACCACGCGTACCCGCATTCGCTGCGCGGCGAGCTCGTGCTCGTGAGCGACGACGCGAGCGCGGCCACGCACTGA
- a CDS encoding PhoH family protein encodes MKPTQALEFVAPRDDNARLANLCGPLDENLRQIEQALDVTLARRGHRIAIRGRGAKLALAALENFYNRARDALSVDDIQLALVEVRHTGGNGRQDTIDVRFRGDPDHPFDDPVVQLDASEPDEEPAPKLYTRRADLRGRTPAQREYLKQILSHDVTFGIGPAGTGKTYLAVACAVDALERDQVKRIVLTRPAVEAGERLGFLPGDLAQKVDPYLRPLYDALYDLLGFDKTAKMFERQMIEIAPLAYMRGRTLNHAFIILDEAQNTTPEQMKMFLTRIGFGSKAVVTGDTSQVDLPRGHKSGLVEAQQVLGGVRGIALTRFTSADVVRHPLVARIVEAYDEFHAQHQDG; translated from the coding sequence TTGAAGCCGACCCAAGCACTGGAATTCGTCGCGCCGCGCGACGACAACGCGCGCCTCGCCAACCTCTGCGGCCCGCTCGACGAGAACCTGCGGCAGATCGAACAGGCGCTCGACGTCACGCTCGCGCGGCGCGGCCACCGGATCGCGATCCGCGGGCGCGGCGCCAAGCTCGCGCTCGCCGCGCTCGAGAACTTCTACAACCGCGCGCGCGATGCGCTGTCGGTCGACGACATCCAGCTCGCGCTGGTCGAAGTGCGCCACACGGGCGGCAACGGCCGCCAGGACACGATCGACGTGCGCTTCCGCGGCGACCCCGACCATCCGTTCGACGACCCCGTCGTCCAGCTCGACGCCAGCGAGCCGGACGAGGAGCCCGCGCCGAAGCTCTACACGCGGCGTGCCGACCTGCGCGGCCGCACGCCGGCGCAGCGCGAATACCTGAAGCAGATCCTGTCGCACGACGTGACGTTCGGCATCGGGCCGGCCGGCACCGGCAAGACCTACCTCGCGGTCGCCTGCGCGGTCGACGCGCTCGAGCGCGACCAGGTCAAGCGGATCGTGCTGACGCGCCCGGCCGTCGAGGCCGGCGAGCGGCTCGGCTTCCTGCCGGGCGATCTCGCGCAGAAGGTCGACCCGTACCTGCGTCCGCTGTACGACGCGCTGTACGACCTGCTCGGTTTCGACAAGACGGCGAAGATGTTCGAACGCCAGATGATCGAGATCGCGCCGCTCGCGTACATGCGCGGCCGCACGCTGAACCACGCGTTCATCATCCTCGACGAGGCGCAGAACACGACGCCCGAGCAGATGAAGATGTTCCTCACGCGGATCGGCTTCGGCTCGAAGGCGGTCGTGACCGGCGACACGAGCCAGGTCGACCTGCCGCGCGGCCACAAGAGCGGCCTCGTCGAGGCGCAGCAGGTGCTCGGCGGCGTGCGCGGCATCGCGCTCACGCGCTTCACGAGCGCGGACGTCGTGCGCCATCCGCTCGTCGCGCGCATCGTCGAGGCGTACGACGAATTCCACGCGCAGCACCAGGACGGCTGA